ttaatccCGATTGCTGGTATTTATAGAAGGGGAACAGTGTCAAAATATGAGTGAGGTCCATCAAGAAAGTGAAGTAGAGTACAGTCGTTGGAAAAGAGAACGCTCTCCTGGTAAGTTGTTAATGTTTAGTTTGATAGAAATACTCatcctttttttgcatAGAACGGAGTCAAAGACGTTCACAGAGCCCCCCTGGTGAACAGTCTGCGTATCATCGAGAACGGTCTCCTCTACGAAAGCGTGGTAATTACTATGATGATAGAACAAGAGGTaagaataaatataaaattctATGAATTGACCTATTAACTACAATACGTCTAGCTTCTGGACCTTACCCTACATTTACTAAACCGTAAGTTACGACTAAATAAATACTCTACTCGATGTGAGTGAAAAACCAAAGTTTTCTAACAAGGAGACTAGTTTAATTGATCCATATACTCAAACAAATGCGGTTTCTTATGAACGGTTTATTCGGTGGTATAGCAAGGAAAACCATATATCCGCAACAACTGAAGACTTATACAACTCGCTTCATGGAACTTACAACAATTATAAACAGGATCTATACGCTAGGACCGCAAGAAGTTTTGTTGAGAGCCATTGTGACGAAGCTTGGTTTGAAGACAGCTATTGGGTGGACGAGTCACAAGGAAGAGTCCTTGAAGTGTCTGAAAATGAGAAATCTTATCGCCGGGCGTTATACGATAAATTCATGGACAGATTAGACGCCGGTTATTATGATGATTTTCAGCTTCCAACCGCTGAGGATGTAATCGAAAAGCCGTCAATACCTGATAATGATACAGATGACTCAATTCTTCCTTCTAACGACCCGCAACTTTCCAAATGGAACCAAGACTCTCGAAACGATGCAATGGAAAATACACTATTGGTCAGTCATGTTTTGCCCAACATCTCGGTTGCGCAAATTCATAATGCACTCGATGGTATTTCGTTCGTACAACATTTTTCCCTTTCTactattaatttaatcaaGAATGATGAACGCTCACTTTGGGTTCATTTCAAAGCAGGAACAAATATGGATGGAGCTAAAGAAGCGGTGGATGGGATTCAATTGGATTCAAATTTTACTATTGAATCtgaaaatccaaaaattcCTACTCACACGCATCCCATAcctatttttgaaatcgCTTCTTCTGAGCAGACATGTAAAAATTTGCTAGAAAAACTAATCCGTTTTATAGATCGGGCTAGTACGAAGTATAGTTTACCAAATGATGCTGCACAACGTATCGAAGATCGATTGAAAACACATGCATCTATGAAAGATGACGATGATAAGCCGACGAATTTTCATGACATTCGTTTAAGTGATCTGTACGCCGAGTATCTTCGCCAAGTGGCTACTTTTGATTTCTGGACTAGTAAAGAGTACGAAAGTTTAATTGCTTTACTGCAGGATAGTCCTGCAGGTTACTCGCGGAAAAAGTTTAATCCATCCAAAGAAGTCGgtcaagaagaaaatatttggtTGTCAGATTTGGAAAACAATTTTGCTTGCCTTCTTGAGCCTGAAAATGTGGATATTAAAGCAAAAGGGGCATTACCCGTTGaagattttattaataacgAATTGGACTCTGTTATTATGAAAGAAGatgaacaaaaatataGGTGTCATGTCGGAACATGCGCGAAGCTTTTCTTAGGACCTGAGTTTGTCAGAAAgcatataaataaaaagcataAGGATTGGTTGGATCACATTAAAAAGGTGGCTATATGTCTCTATGGATATGTGCTTGACCCATGTAGGGCTATGGATCCCAAAGTGGTAAGCACGTCGTATGTATCCTTACAGATTTTAAACAAGCCCTACGTTGGTTTCAGAAATATTAACGCAAACTATACATTTCCAACAACAAGCTATAGTCGACGAAATGACGAGGAGATAACTTCTGGAGCATCATCACAAAAATCTTATTCGAGGCAAGAACCCATGATCCACAGACGGGAATTCTATAGAACTTATCAAGATTTGGATGCGCCTAACCAGGAGGTTCCAGAATTAGATTACTAAATTTATGTTCTTAGTCAGAAAGATTTTTGGTTAATATCATTTCCTGTATAGACGTTACTAGCAGTTGTAGCTCCATACTAtattttagattttaaaGTAGCGATAATCTACATTCACAGCTATTGTAAAATTGAACGC
This region of Schizosaccharomyces pombe strain 972h- genome assembly, chromosome: II genomic DNA includes:
- the pir2 gene encoding C2H2-type zinc finger domain-containing protein, with the translated sequence MSEVHQESEVEYSRWKRERSPERSQRRSQSPPGEQSAYHRERSPLRKRGNYYDDRTRASGPYPTFTKPLIDPYTQTNAVSYERFIRWYSKENHISATTEDLYNSLHGTYNNYKQDLYARTARSFVESHCDEAWFEDSYWVDESQGRVLEVSENEKSYRRALYDKFMDRLDAGYYDDFQLPTAEDVIEKPSIPDNDTDDSILPSNDPQLSKWNQDSRNDAMENTLLVSHVLPNISVAQIHNALDGISFVQHFSLSTINLIKNDERSLWVHFKAGTNMDGAKEAVDGIQLDSNFTIESENPKIPTHTHPIPIFEIASSEQTCKNLLEKLIRFIDRASTKYSLPNDAAQRIEDRLKTHASMKDDDDKPTNFHDIRLSDLYAEYLRQVATFDFWTSKEYESLIALLQDSPAGYSRKKFNPSKEVGQEENIWLSDLENNFACLLEPENVDIKAKGALPVEDFINNELDSVIMKEDEQKYRCHVGTCAKLFLGPEFVRKHINKKHKDWLDHIKKVAICLYGYVLDPCRAMDPKVVSTSYVSLQILNKPYVGFRNINANYTFPTTSYSRRNDEEITSGASSQKSYSRQEPMIHRREFYRTYQDLDAPNQEVPELDY